The Chanodichthys erythropterus isolate Z2021 chromosome 14, ASM2448905v1, whole genome shotgun sequence genome window below encodes:
- the tank gene encoding TRAF family member-associated NF-kappa-B activator, translating into MRLGCFGVKLLLTGPVADLTPLELKKGFVCAWDEGPGPPVRNVTEGPGMDRNISEQLNKAFEAYRNASIEKELARKELQHKTEQYQRHTQQLERQIEEQAKTILNLKAELGSLRKHAPEEVCEPAYRKQEVETLSPSDHRSDNPSSSHRTNHFLINEPTEYSGILPRTKSAPCAMKSENFLDTWQEIQGTFQRIQTLTRRQKDHLKRIHKGNETSNVQFSMPIQCTEDTAEQAEVPFSSALRPEVSESSTSASLASRGAVPDDAIFDSLRGLSVKFPPNTDDEYDFLNSTPDKRVDLPLHRLDMGDQMHTMREESYSSYSAPSSSAHTSASSASHENVRGPQQLFWTPDLPDLSAQASGTDAQQMNSREKCAFCEDDVPPNHMYSHLNSHFKNKAGD; encoded by the exons ATGCGTTTGGGCTGTTTTGGAGTGAAG ctGTTACTGACAGGTCCTGTTGCTGATCTCACTCCTCTTGAGTTAAAGAAGGGGTTTGTGTGTGCCTGGGACGAGGGCCCGGGACCACCCGTTCGGAATGTTACTGAAGGCCCCGGAATGGACAGGAACATCAGTGAGCAGCTCAACAAAGCCTTCGAAGCGTACCGTAATGCGTCTATTGAAAAAGAGTTGGCCAGAAAGGAACTTCAGCATAAG ACCGAGCAGTATCAACGGCACACTCAGCAGCtggagagacagatagaggagCAGGCCAAGACCATCTTAAATCTCAAAGCTGAGCTCGGCTCGCTCCGTAAACATGCACCAG aggAGGTCTGTGAGCCTGCGTACAGAAAACAGGAAGTAGAAACCTTGTCACCTAGCGATCATCGCTCTGACAACCCGTCCAGTTCCCACAGGACTAACCATTTCCTG aTAAACGAACCCACAGAGTATTCTGGGATTCTTCCTCGTACAAAATCTGCTCCCTGCGCAATGAAGAG TGAGAATTTTCTGGACACTTGGCAGGAAATCCAGGGGACTTTCCAGAGGATTCAGACTCTAACCAGAAGGCAGAAAGATCACCTGAAGAGAATACACAAAGGAAACGAGACCTCTAATG TGCAGTTTTCCATGCCCATCCAGTGCACCGAAGACACGGCAGAACAAGCCGAGGTGCCCTTTTCCTCAGCGCTAAGGCCAGAGGTCAGCGAATCTTCGACCTCCGCGTCCCTCGCATCACGCGGCGCCGTTCCAGACGACGCCATTTTCGATTCCCTAAGAGGCCTGAGTGTGAAGTTTCCCCCAAACACAGACGACGAGTACGACTTTCTCAACAGTACACCGGATAAACGGGTGGACCTGCCTCTGCACAGGCTGGACATGGGAGACCAAATGCACACAATGAGGGAGGAGTCTTATTCGTCATACTCCGCCCCCTCTTCGTCAGCTCACACATCTGCATCTTCTGCGTCGCACGAAAATGTACGAGGACCCCAACAG CTTTTTTGGACTCCAGACCTCCCGGACTTGTCGGCCCAGGCGTCGGGGACAGACGCTCAGCAGATGAACAGCCGAGAGAAGTGTGCCTTTTGCGAGGATGATGTACCCCCAAATCACATGTATAGCCACCTCAATTCACACTTCAAGAACAAAGCTGGCGATTGA